The Mycoplasmopsis gallinacea genome includes a window with the following:
- a CDS encoding sigma-70 family RNA polymerase sigma factor: MKPSSFQTTIENQFDYICKRAMEDERKNYTLYLSRIAKREVSFSDVGDYLVSQFATTDNYSTDFQIFTLNGLSVGVENDLLSEALRELPDKKREILLLFYFMDMSDSEIADLLKLNRSIVYRHRTSGLALIKKFMEEFEEWKHNILWFPFLSL, translated from the coding sequence ATGAAACCATCTTCTTTTCAGACCACAATAGAAAATCAGTTTGACTATATCTGTAAACGTGCTATGGAAGACGAGCGAAAGAATTATACGCTTTATCTTTCAAGGATTGCAAAGCGTGAGGTGTCCTTTTCGGATGTTGGCGATTATCTTGTTAGCCAGTTTGCGACAACAGATAACTATTCAACTGACTTTCAGATTTTTACACTCAATGGGTTATCAGTAGGCGTTGAAAATGATTTGTTGAGTGAAGCATTACGTGAGTTGCCAGACAAGAAACGTGAAATTCTACTGCTGTTTTACTTTATGGACATGAGCGATTCAGAAATTGCAGACCTGTTGAAATTGAACCGTTCTATTGTCTATCGGCATAGAACCAGTGGACTAGCCTTAATTAAAAAGTTTATGGAGGAATTTGAAGAATGAAAACACAATATCCTATGATTCCCTTTCCTCTCATTGTAA
- a CDS encoding MHJ_0274 family protein, which yields MNLGLDNTVIWIILGVFLALLIGFFIYSFIKEKIQRKKIKEAAELLKNEGEVFHREIVIKINQLIRLNQEQLDNFEVSIGKYKMSDITLSAHNILKNYAASDSFKTYITNEPKYKDFLINYVALKDNKSNLWANKQANEIKYFEKAFKNLPEHYALEVREMDKIISDINKEYEDEISQRIKSTK from the coding sequence ATGAACTTAGGTTTAGACAATACTGTAATATGAATTATTCTAGGGGTCTTTTTAGCCCTTTTAATTGGATTTTTCATTTATTCCTTTATTAAAGAAAAAATTCAAAGAAAGAAAATTAAAGAAGCTGCTGAGCTTTTAAAAAATGAAGGCGAAGTTTTTCATCGTGAAATTGTTATTAAAATAAATCAACTTATTAGATTAAACCAAGAACAACTTGATAATTTTGAAGTAAGTATTGGTAAATACAAAATGAGCGATATCACTTTAAGTGCACATAATATCTTAAAAAATTATGCTGCTAGTGATTCATTTAAAACATACATCACAAATGAACCAAAATATAAAGATTTTTTAATTAATTATGTAGCTTTAAAAGACAACAAATCAAATCTTTGAGCAAACAAGCAAGCAAATGAAATTAAATATTTTGAAAAAGCTTTCAAAAACTTACCAGAACATTACGCTTTAGAAGTAAGAGAAATGGACAAAATCATTAGCGATATTAACAAGGAGTATGAAGATGAAATTTCTCAAAGAATTAAATCTACCAAATAA
- a CDS encoding diadenylate cyclase → MHQTIITLLIFVVILLVALLSITLYPYITNFITNKFTKSKYDKLGRSSQIRLINQLRETVENLSRRRVGALITIENNDNIDNLRTDGIVLNANISSALLIAIFNKNSPLHDGAVVIRDNKIYYAATFYKITRKSLKNSYGSRHRAAFGISEQCDATTIVVSEETGKVILIRGDLHTEVKIEEFQEELIKYLKD, encoded by the coding sequence ATGCATCAAACAATTATTACATTATTGATATTTGTGGTTATCCTTTTAGTTGCATTGCTTTCAATTACTTTATATCCATACATAACCAATTTCATCACCAATAAATTTACTAAATCTAAATACGATAAATTAGGTAGAAGTAGTCAGATTCGTCTTATTAACCAACTAAGAGAAACTGTTGAAAACCTTTCAAGAAGAAGAGTTGGTGCTTTAATTACCATTGAAAACAACGATAATATTGACAACCTTAGAACTGACGGAATTGTTCTAAATGCTAATATTTCAAGTGCTCTTTTAATTGCTATTTTTAATAAAAACTCTCCACTTCATGATGGTGCTGTAGTTATTCGTGATAACAAAATTTATTACGCAGCTACTTTTTACAAAATCACACGTAAGAGTTTAAAAAATAGCTATGGTTCAAGACATCGTGCTGCCTTTGGGATTTCAGAACAATGTGATGCAACTACAATTGTTGTTTCTGAAGAAACTGGGAAAGTAATTTTAATTAGGGGTGATTTACACACTGAAGTAAAAATCGAAGAATTCCAAGAAGAACTTATCAAATACCTTAAGGATTAA
- a CDS encoding bis(5'-nucleosyl)-tetraphosphatase, with amino-acid sequence MKKYDEKSCGAIIFKKFQKQWKVLLIKQINKDWGFPKGHMEAGENELETAIREVKEEVSLIGVDIDTKYQYSNSYILPSGKSKIVVYFLASYNGNSQPKYLKSEILKAKFVPVSRAMCLISKKSVSDILKLAWSDFKVKNGLK; translated from the coding sequence ATGAAAAAATACGATGAAAAATCTTGCGGTGCAATTATTTTTAAAAAGTTTCAAAAGCAATGAAAAGTGCTTTTAATTAAACAAATTAATAAAGATTGAGGTTTTCCTAAAGGTCATATGGAAGCTGGTGAAAATGAGTTAGAAACTGCAATTAGAGAAGTAAAAGAAGAAGTCTCGCTTATAGGTGTTGATATTGATACAAAATATCAATATTCAAATAGCTACATTTTGCCAAGTGGTAAAAGTAAAATTGTAGTTTATTTTTTAGCAAGCTACAATGGAAATAGCCAGCCAAAGTATTTAAAAAGTGAGATTCTAAAAGCTAAATTTGTGCCTGTTTCACGCGCTATGTGTTTAATTAGCAAAAAGTCTGTTAGTGATATTTTAAAGCTTGCTTGAAGTGATTTTAAGGTAAAAAATGGACTAAAATAA
- a CDS encoding lipoprotein 17-related variable surface protein: protein MKKSRKMLLMGLGGIVTIAPFSTVISATPSSAEKQDKKQELEEIAKVLQITNINSYKDKPKSIGEGFIINPKQYSWDDPTYTYDIYLDSAYDWNTDTGDVLLFGLNRDTGESTRFKIDSFFVSEINVLTGKLKVKFKLRSIDEGYEDVTTDTWQERDISDINGITWNSYLDAIISDTDGYGIIPRDNAAKIDADYSPETKLPSSVDVNELFKKTHISDSMLSYWVKFARGEKASHNDKDGTYSIKIFPELFAPSNFSAENIENPLDPTKTVINKLKWINWADNNFNKISYTQSTFDGPKTFTTEHDNHKPSDYTSSKGYVITLNGFKTEGQRLNEQLPNIGPFKLKDHTISNTNPASDNTIDRVNWITYEDAKQDNLYSQSNNPDSGSIFDWHKTEDDNNRTITITYDLKSTRQTEGGFTGDVTSKQVTITLKFPPAGTPVIYRQTRSEQDEINSLDANFTADPEKLASYFDLTDDSKKPQGTVTADSTNKYTRTVEVKSISGYNDADGKLKLKYVIKSVKNDTSSETFESTEKEIEIPGYLTEANRIKKLKEKIKNQTDLFTYNGGKKKDKLPSDLSISDFTAKNLDAENAELKITQLRPDNQSGNVSLDYALKTKKTADDLYHSTYSSESNKVDPSTIKEDSNINDSGYKTNRDLEKERLNNLAITLDYPDKSTIMPSTLTSSDQDKVTYDHSQLSDVNVVIDSIQSKEDRYGSVDVKYHFVSTKNGMTDIVSSTKTQTILGFKTEKQRLNELSVNLDYPNKDQILATNANKDDLTKDPNTYDNASLVIDSIENQNNQEGSLVVKYHFVSTKPFLQDIISTYREQTIQGFKKLDPNDFDVDAVTPNFESNHNQLPSYFDLSSSDKTPAYRLEQDPQSKYTTTVEIQEVADQNDKDGTLKVKYIIKATSKEDPSKVLTSSQKEATVSGYKTEFERLNEMDVTFDYPDKNLISPNKAIDDSITWSGNGSDSTVQIVSDSLLKDDATGTISGQYTITSTKNGMEDVFVTKNFVIRGFLDESTRLNNLIDNQDVSKSISYDDPNVPQETIKASWFMQNPNWQNLVRKLVLTPGGLQNKSEIIILDNPTPDDDEGTLAVRYKLTSTKSELENSPEEDKTSTKIGVLKIWDFLTNLQERKNLLIDDLNREKEEYKNNQPGLTEEQAEKFINLVNDEATDTIPKVDRIQTQATIRIIKNEAEKLIFLNPKQRNEMNDAFSKKNLTLQEAEKIYHDFSTINSKMKILKDGVKEYEDLIADPNNAKYQEAEPLSKKNFDDNFAFAKELLTSDKFDGKNLDPLQNGQRPYNTLDTLISSETAERSLAFDYANLHPNREEQNPPAEESEEAKEFINKLVIDANGIHKLTNKEIKEILAEFDKLGVNNPNYIELADEMIRFNNLRDLLKQYRDSSVDNPDFDSLEKELIKLSISQEPYVYNKSNVITAWRRLFSDLMELQDQATYEVNLVHSLLNNNFDSFISETNLAKPINRNRYSEFKTELLNNNYFNLMNKESKNLSSKEKTALQNIQKKDASNVLYSALFRHYLGQRPLERLSFWWWVVLTLITLGIFDLIYLLYSKIQKRK from the coding sequence ATGAAAAAATCAAGAAAGATGTTATTAATGGGCTTAGGTGGTATTGTGACAATAGCACCTTTTAGTACCGTAATTAGTGCTACTCCTAGCTCTGCTGAGAAGCAAGATAAAAAGCAAGAATTAGAAGAAATCGCTAAGGTTCTTCAAATAACAAATATAAATAGCTACAAAGATAAGCCAAAATCAATTGGTGAAGGTTTTATCATTAATCCAAAACAGTATTCATGAGATGATCCTACATACACATACGATATATATCTGGATTCAGCATATGATTGGAACACGGATACAGGAGATGTTTTACTTTTTGGGCTTAATAGAGACACTGGTGAATCAACAAGATTTAAAATAGATTCGTTTTTTGTCTCAGAAATAAATGTTTTAACAGGAAAACTCAAAGTTAAGTTCAAACTACGTTCAATTGATGAAGGTTATGAAGACGTAACAACTGATACTTGACAAGAAAGAGATATTTCTGATATAAACGGTATTACTTGAAATAGTTATCTTGATGCTATAATTAGCGATACTGATGGATATGGAATAATACCAAGAGACAATGCAGCGAAAATAGATGCTGATTATTCTCCCGAAACTAAATTACCTTCAAGTGTTGATGTTAATGAATTATTCAAAAAAACACATATAAGTGATAGTATGCTTTCATATTGGGTTAAATTTGCTAGAGGTGAAAAAGCTAGTCATAATGATAAAGACGGAACTTATTCAATTAAAATCTTCCCCGAACTTTTTGCACCAAGTAATTTTTCAGCGGAAAATATTGAGAATCCACTTGATCCAACTAAAACTGTTATCAATAAGTTAAAATGAATCAATTGAGCAGATAATAATTTTAATAAAATTTCATATACACAATCGACTTTTGATGGACCTAAAACTTTTACAACAGAACATGACAATCATAAACCATCAGATTATACAAGCTCAAAAGGTTATGTTATTACATTAAATGGGTTTAAAACTGAAGGACAAAGACTAAATGAACAACTTCCAAATATAGGGCCATTTAAACTTAAAGATCATACAATATCAAATACTAATCCTGCTAGCGATAACACTATAGATAGAGTGAACTGAATAACATATGAAGATGCTAAACAAGATAACCTTTATTCTCAAAGTAACAATCCGGATTCAGGGTCAATATTTGATTGACACAAAACTGAAGATGATAATAACAGAACAATTACTATTACTTATGATTTAAAATCTACAAGACAGACAGAAGGTGGTTTTACAGGAGATGTTACTTCTAAACAAGTTACAATTACTTTAAAATTCCCACCAGCTGGCACACCAGTAATATATAGACAAACTAGAAGTGAACAAGATGAAATAAATTCATTAGATGCTAATTTTACAGCAGATCCTGAAAAACTAGCTTCATATTTTGACCTTACAGATGATAGTAAAAAACCACAAGGTACTGTTACAGCAGATTCTACAAATAAATATACAAGAACAGTCGAAGTTAAAAGTATTTCAGGTTATAATGACGCAGACGGAAAGTTAAAATTAAAATATGTTATTAAATCTGTAAAAAATGATACTTCTAGCGAAACATTTGAATCAACTGAAAAAGAAATTGAAATTCCAGGATATTTAACAGAAGCAAATAGAATTAAGAAGTTGAAAGAGAAAATAAAAAACCAAACTGATTTATTTACTTACAACGGCGGGAAGAAAAAAGATAAATTACCTAGTGACCTTTCTATATCAGATTTTACCGCTAAGAATTTAGATGCAGAAAACGCTGAGTTAAAAATTACACAATTGAGACCAGATAATCAATCAGGTAACGTAAGCCTTGATTATGCTCTTAAAACAAAGAAAACAGCTGACGATCTTTATCATAGTACTTATTCAAGTGAGTCTAATAAAGTCGACCCAAGCACTATAAAAGAAGATAGTAATATTAATGATAGTGGTTATAAAACAAACCGCGATTTAGAAAAAGAAAGACTTAATAATCTAGCTATTACATTAGACTATCCAGATAAGTCTACAATAATGCCATCTACTCTTACAAGTAGTGATCAAGATAAAGTAACATATGACCATAGCCAACTATCTGACGTAAATGTTGTGATTGATTCTATACAATCAAAAGAAGATAGATATGGAAGTGTAGATGTAAAATATCACTTTGTTTCAACAAAAAATGGAATGACTGATATTGTTTCTAGCACAAAAACACAAACTATATTAGGATTTAAAACAGAAAAACAAAGATTAAATGAATTATCTGTTAATCTTGATTATCCAAATAAAGATCAAATACTTGCTACTAATGCAAATAAAGATGATCTTACAAAAGATCCTAATACATATGATAATGCAAGTTTAGTAATTGATAGCATTGAAAATCAAAATAACCAAGAAGGAAGTTTAGTTGTTAAATATCATTTTGTTTCAACCAAGCCTTTTCTTCAAGATATCATTTCGACCTATAGAGAACAAACTATTCAAGGCTTTAAGAAATTAGATCCAAATGATTTTGATGTAGATGCTGTTACTCCTAATTTTGAATCAAACCACAATCAATTACCTTCTTATTTTGATTTAAGTTCAAGTGATAAAACACCTGCTTATAGATTAGAACAAGATCCACAAAGTAAATATACAACAACAGTTGAAATTCAAGAAGTTGCTGATCAAAATGATAAAGACGGAACTTTAAAAGTTAAATATATTATTAAAGCCACAAGCAAAGAAGATCCATCAAAAGTGCTAACATCAAGTCAAAAAGAAGCAACAGTTTCAGGATATAAAACTGAATTTGAAAGATTAAACGAAATGGATGTTACTTTTGATTATCCTGATAAAAATTTAATTTCTCCGAATAAAGCTATTGATGATTCTATAACTTGAAGTGGCAATGGTAGCGATTCAACAGTTCAAATTGTAAGTGATTCGCTTTTAAAAGATGACGCTACTGGGACTATTTCTGGACAATATACAATTACTTCGACAAAAAATGGTATGGAAGATGTTTTTGTAACTAAAAACTTTGTAATTCGTGGATTCTTAGATGAATCAACTAGATTAAATAATTTAATTGATAATCAAGATGTATCAAAATCAATTAGTTATGATGATCCGAATGTTCCACAAGAAACAATTAAAGCTTCTTGATTTATGCAAAATCCAAACTGACAAAATTTAGTGCGTAAATTGGTTTTAACTCCTGGTGGACTTCAAAATAAATCTGAAATTATTATTTTAGATAATCCAACACCGGATGATGATGAAGGTACACTTGCGGTAAGATATAAATTAACATCGACAAAATCGGAGCTTGAAAACTCACCAGAAGAAGATAAAACATCAACTAAAATTGGTGTGCTTAAAATTTGAGATTTTCTAACTAATTTACAAGAGAGAAAAAACTTATTAATAGATGATTTAAACCGTGAAAAAGAAGAGTATAAAAACAATCAACCTGGGTTAACAGAAGAACAAGCGGAAAAATTTATTAATTTAGTTAATGATGAAGCTACAGACACAATTCCAAAAGTAGATCGAATTCAAACACAAGCTACTATTCGAATCATTAAAAATGAAGCAGAAAAATTAATTTTCTTAAATCCAAAACAAAGAAATGAAATGAATGATGCTTTTAGTAAAAAGAATTTAACACTACAAGAAGCTGAGAAAATTTATCATGATTTTTCAACAATTAACTCTAAAATGAAGATTTTAAAAGATGGAGTTAAAGAGTACGAAGATTTAATTGCAGATCCAAATAATGCTAAATATCAAGAAGCAGAGCCTCTTTCTAAGAAGAATTTTGATGATAACTTTGCTTTTGCAAAAGAATTATTAACTTCCGATAAATTTGATGGTAAAAATCTTGATCCATTACAAAATGGACAAAGACCATATAACACATTAGATACTTTAATTTCAAGTGAAACTGCAGAACGTAGTTTGGCATTTGATTATGCTAACTTGCATCCAAATAGAGAAGAACAAAATCCACCTGCTGAAGAAAGTGAAGAAGCTAAAGAGTTTATTAACAAATTAGTAATTGATGCTAATGGTATTCATAAATTAACTAATAAAGAAATTAAAGAAATACTTGCTGAATTTGACAAGCTCGGTGTGAATAATCCTAACTATATTGAATTAGCAGATGAAATGATTAGATTTAATAATTTAAGGGATCTTTTAAAACAATATCGTGATAGTTCAGTTGATAATCCTGATTTTGATAGTTTAGAAAAAGAATTGATTAAGCTTTCTATCTCACAAGAACCATATGTTTATAATAAATCGAATGTAATTACAGCATGAAGAAGATTATTTAGTGATTTAATGGAATTACAAGATCAAGCTACATATGAAGTTAATTTAGTTCATTCGCTGCTTAACAATAACTTTGATTCGTTTATCTCTGAGACTAATTTAGCTAAGCCAATTAATCGAAATAGATATTCAGAATTTAAAACTGAGCTACTTAATAATAATTACTTTAATTTAATGAACAAAGAATCGAAAAACCTAAGTTCTAAAGAAAAAACAGCTTTACAAAACATTCAGAAAAAAGATGCATCTAATGTGCTATATAGCGCTTTATTTAGACATTACCTAGGTCAAAGACCACTTGAAAGATTGAGTTTTTGATGATGAGTTGTACTAACACTTATTACTTTAGGAATTTTTGATTTAATCTACTTATTGTATTCAAAAATTCAAAAAAGAAAATAA
- a CDS encoding helix-turn-helix domain-containing protein, which translates to MKTQYPMIPFPLIVKATDGDTEAINQILHHYRGYITKRSLRLMKDEYGNQSMVVDEVLRGRMETRLITKILSFEIK; encoded by the coding sequence ATGAAAACACAATATCCTATGATTCCCTTTCCTCTCATTGTAAAGGCAACAGATGGCGATACCGAAGCGATTAACCAGATTCTACATCATTACAGAGGGTACATAACGAAGCGTTCCCTACGACTTATGAAAGATGAATATGGCAATCAAAGTATGGTCGTTGATGAAGTCTTACGTGGAAGAATGGAAACCAGACTGATTACAAAGATTTTGTCATTTGAAATTAAGTAA
- a CDS encoding cysteine-rich KTR domain-containing protein, whose protein sequence is MCPVCGNKTRLKIREDTELKKFPLYCPKCRQENLIEIKQFKVTVITEPDAKTQSR, encoded by the coding sequence TTGTGTCCTGTATGTGGAAATAAAACACGATTAAAGATAAGGGAAGATACTGAATTAAAAAAATTCCCCCTCTATTGTCCGAAATGCAGACAAGAAAATTTAATTGAAATAAAGCAGTTCAAAGTAACTGTGATTACAGAGCCAGACGCAAAGACGCAGAGCCGATAA
- the mgtE gene encoding magnesium transporter, producing MADFEKDQQAFDEQEYSIDFLQAQIKQLVDNKSIRLLREFFEEYPIADLAQALEGLDLKIQLFCFRTLKTDIAAEVFSYLEDDAKTKLVHSFTEEWGMEIIQELQSDELADLLEDLPVNLTRKILAEATEEKREKVNSILTYSDDQVGSIMSVDISILKSNWTCKKAIRQIKRDYKKNAEMSHSFYITDEKGIFLGSITLEELVFNNDEDDLLEDLYTVVATVHPYDDKEDAAQIFSEHDRSTLPVVSKDNFLIGMITSDDVIDVIQEEATEDMYKLAGINPEGSEEGYLKTSVLKIVKSRVFWLIILMISATISQYIIQKFTDLSEDMIAMFNAGISTAVIVSLIPIISGSAGNAGSQSSTTITRASALGEIEDKDLKRVIGKEIAVGAVIGVILFIVNVIRLFIYFAIFKDGTEWIPIIFVILASSLSLFLVVILSKFLGTIIPILAIKFKKDPAVMSAPILATLSDAISTLIFFGINILFLYIGFKAGVFPQALPIA from the coding sequence ATGGCAGATTTTGAAAAAGATCAACAAGCTTTTGATGAGCAAGAATATTCAATTGATTTCTTGCAAGCGCAAATTAAACAACTTGTTGATAATAAATCAATCCGTTTACTTAGAGAATTTTTCGAAGAATACCCTATTGCTGATTTAGCTCAAGCCCTTGAAGGACTTGATTTAAAAATTCAGCTATTTTGCTTTAGAACCTTAAAAACTGATATTGCAGCTGAAGTATTTTCATACCTTGAAGATGATGCTAAAACTAAATTAGTGCACTCTTTTACTGAAGAATGAGGAATGGAAATTATTCAGGAACTTCAATCTGATGAACTTGCTGATTTGCTTGAAGATCTTCCAGTTAATTTAACTAGAAAAATTTTAGCTGAAGCTACCGAGGAAAAAAGAGAGAAAGTTAATAGCATCCTAACTTACTCAGATGATCAAGTTGGAAGCATTATGAGCGTGGATATTTCCATTCTTAAGTCTAATTGAACTTGTAAAAAAGCTATTAGACAAATCAAGCGTGATTATAAGAAAAATGCTGAAATGAGTCATAGCTTCTACATCACAGATGAAAAAGGAATTTTCTTAGGTTCAATAACCCTTGAAGAACTTGTGTTTAACAATGATGAAGATGACCTTTTAGAAGATCTTTATACAGTAGTTGCTACTGTGCACCCTTATGATGATAAAGAAGATGCAGCTCAAATTTTCTCTGAACATGACCGTTCAACCTTACCAGTAGTTTCCAAAGATAACTTCTTAATTGGAATGATTACTTCCGATGATGTTATTGATGTTATTCAAGAAGAAGCTACTGAAGATATGTATAAACTTGCCGGGATTAACCCTGAAGGTTCAGAAGAAGGATACTTAAAAACTTCAGTTTTAAAAATTGTTAAATCCAGAGTTTTCTGATTAATTATTTTGATGATTTCAGCTACAATTAGCCAGTACATCATCCAAAAATTCACTGATTTAAGTGAAGATATGATTGCAATGTTTAATGCTGGAATTTCTACTGCGGTTATTGTTTCGTTAATCCCAATTATTAGTGGTAGTGCTGGTAATGCTGGTTCACAATCTTCAACTACAATTACCCGTGCTAGTGCGCTAGGTGAAATTGAAGATAAAGATCTTAAACGTGTTATTGGTAAAGAAATTGCAGTAGGAGCTGTAATTGGAGTTATTTTATTTATCGTTAATGTGATTCGGCTTTTTATCTACTTTGCGATTTTTAAAGATGGCACTGAATGAATTCCAATTATTTTCGTCATTTTAGCCAGCTCACTTTCATTATTTTTAGTTGTGATTTTATCTAAGTTTTTAGGTACAATCATCCCAATTTTAGCTATTAAATTTAAAAAAGATCCAGCAGTTATGTCTGCTCCAATTCTTGCCACTCTTTCAGATGCAATTTCAACTTTAATTTTCTTTGGAATAAACATTTTATTCTTATATATTGGTTTTAAAGCTGGAGTTTTCCCTCAAGCATTGCCAATAGCTTAG
- a CDS encoding helix-turn-helix transcriptional regulator, whose product MRKKEDKYDFRAFGLAIKEARLKRGLTREQVGALIEIDPRYLTNIENKGQHPSIQVLYDLVSLLHVSVDEFFLPANNLVKSTRRLQIEKYMDSFTDKELSLMESLASGINEARNIED is encoded by the coding sequence ATGCGTAAAAAAGAAGATAAATATGATTTTAGAGCCTTTGGTTTAGCCATTAAAGAAGCTCGATTGAAACGAGGTTTAACTCGTGAACAAGTGGGAGCATTGATTGAAATTGACCCACGGTACTTAACTAATATTGAAAATAAAGGGCAACACCCCAGCATACAAGTTCTTTATGACCTTGTATCGTTACTTCATGTTTCCGTTGATGAATTTTTCTTACCTGCTAATAACTTGGTAAAAAGCACCCGACGATTACAGATAGAGAAATACATGGATAGCTTTACAGACAAAGAACTATCCTTAATGGAATCTTTAGCCAGCGGTATCAACGAAGCAAGAAACATCGAAGACTAA
- a CDS encoding excisionase, which produces MSFAKAVRLLVKQLLWNPNKWFGKEDFMKQTDIPIWERYTLTIEEASKYFRIGENKLRRLAEENKNANWLIMNGNRIQIKRKQFEKIIDTLDAI; this is translated from the coding sequence GTGAGCTTTGCTAAAGCTGTTCGATTGCTGGTAAAACAACTTTTATGAAATCCAAATAAGTGATTTGGAAAGGAGGATTTTATGAAGCAGACTGACATTCCTATTTGGGAACGTTATACCCTAACCATTGAAGAAGCGTCAAAATATTTTCGTATTGGCGAAAACAAGCTACGACGCTTGGCAGAGGAAAATAAAAATGCAAATTGGCTGATTATGAATGGCAATCGTATTCAGATTAAACGAAAACAATTTGAAAAAATTATAGATACATTGGACGCAATCTAG
- a CDS encoding IS30 family transposase: MKKLIDLSKLNIICVKNNAENFRHFIIKETDDEIKRLHSNVSSKRLLRDKQISILLMWEIILKILVLNSVPKAAKYFGYQSRTIKQKMEIMIEKNNYHNSLKNKVICKNCGSKIFITKFLSFRKLSNHLLSYKIKRLMIVSESQKNKWSHFKKYWNDVTKELRKKANKNSKNIKCKMSVKFMINSFKQTNPNAFCPTFSTVYKALKQQRIKLSFDPLLYLSRGGYTKTTLKQGKRSLIHARDLKYRPKEANLRLEKGHFEADTVVGKREDKFVLFTLLDRKTRELYIALTKRDAKSINKALRMLIRKYNLEIKTLTVDKGSENTLLHKVVGKKKLFKCKPYASYQKGSIENAHRYIRRFIPKGKSFNSITQEYVFWLKEQIDEYKRILAIKN; the protein is encoded by the coding sequence ATGAAAAAATTAATAGATTTATCTAAACTAAATATTATTTGTGTAAAAAATAATGCTGAAAATTTCCGTCACTTCATCATCAAAGAAACAGATGATGAGATAAAACGTCTTCACTCAAATGTTTCATCTAAAAGACTGCTTAGAGATAAACAAATATCCATACTCTTAATGTGGGAAATTATTTTAAAAATTCTAGTGTTGAATTCAGTGCCAAAAGCAGCAAAATATTTCGGTTATCAATCTAGAACAATTAAACAAAAAATGGAAATAATGATCGAAAAAAATAACTATCACAATAGCTTGAAAAATAAAGTTATTTGCAAAAATTGCGGATCTAAAATTTTTATAACTAAATTTCTCTCATTCAGAAAACTATCAAATCATTTGCTTAGTTATAAAATCAAAAGGTTAATGATAGTGTCAGAATCGCAAAAAAATAAGTGAAGTCACTTTAAAAAATATTGAAACGATGTCACTAAAGAATTAAGAAAAAAAGCAAACAAAAACTCTAAAAACATTAAATGTAAAATGTCTGTTAAGTTTATGATTAACTCATTTAAACAAACAAATCCAAATGCTTTTTGTCCTACATTCAGCACAGTTTACAAAGCTCTAAAGCAACAAAGAATAAAACTTTCTTTTGATCCCCTTTTATATTTATCAAGGGGTGGCTATACAAAAACTACATTGAAGCAAGGTAAAAGATCCTTAATACATGCTAGAGATCTAAAATATAGACCTAAAGAAGCGAATTTAAGATTAGAAAAAGGTCATTTCGAAGCTGATACAGTAGTTGGTAAAAGAGAAGATAAATTTGTTCTTTTCACACTTTTAGATCGTAAAACTAGAGAGTTATACATTGCTTTAACTAAAAGAGATGCAAAATCAATTAACAAAGCATTAAGGATGTTAATAAGAAAATATAATCTCGAAATAAAAACCTTAACAGTAGATAAAGGTAGTGAAAATACACTTCTTCATAAAGTTGTAGGTAAGAAAAAGTTATTTAAATGTAAACCTTATGCTTCATATCAAAAAGGTTCAATCGAAAATGCTCATAGATACATTAGAAGATTTATTCCTAAAGGTAAAAGTTTCAATTCAATAACACAAGAATACGTATTTTGACTCAAAGAACAAATTGATGAATACAAAAGAATACTGGCAATAAAAAATTAA
- a CDS encoding integrase DNA-binding domain-containing protein, whose protein sequence is MSEKRRDNKGRILKTGESQRKDGRYLYKYIYI, encoded by the coding sequence ATGTCAGAAAAAAGACGTGACAATAAAGGTCGAATCTTAAAGACTGGAGAGAGCCAACGAAAAGACGGAAGATACTTATACAAATATATATATATATAG